From one Brachypodium distachyon strain Bd21 chromosome 4, Brachypodium_distachyon_v3.0, whole genome shotgun sequence genomic stretch:
- the LOC100823516 gene encoding protein transport protein SEC23, whose product MSEFLDLEALDGIRMPWNVIPGTREDAASCVVPVSAIYTPLKSIPNVPVVPYSPLRCRMCRSILNPFSMVDYDAKIWLCPFCFQRNHFPQHYSSISENNLPPELFPQHTTIEYISTPETGPAVPPVFIFVVDTCMIEEEIGYLKSALAQTAELLPDNSLIGFITFGTYVQVHELGFGLLPKSYVFKGTKEVSKEQILEQMCFFAGKQKPATGVIAGTRDGLSSESISRFLVPASECEFVFNSVIEELQKDPWHIPADQRASRCTGTALSVAASLLGVCVPGSGARIMAFVGGPSTEGPGSIVSKSLSESIRSHKDLDKDSAPLYDKAVKFYDQIAKQLVHQGHVLDLFACAVDQVGVAEMKVAIEKTGGIVVLAESFGHSVFKDSLLRIFQSTEDDLGLSFNGILEINCSKDIKIQGIIGPCTSLEKKSPLSADTVIGQGNTSAWKMCGLDKKTSLCFVYDISRKVGPDSITQSTSNQLYLQFVTYYQHHDGQMRLRATTISRKWASSSDNVQELIDGFDQEAAAAVVARLVSFKMETEADFDPIRWLDRALIRLCSKFGDYQKETPSSFSLSTRLSIFPQFMFNLRRSQFVQVFNNSPDETAYFRMMLERENVGNAVAMIQPSLISYSFQSGPAPVLLDVTAIAADKILLLDSYFTVVIFHGITIAQWRNAGYQDQEGHEVFAQLLKAPHEEAGTIIKERFPVPRLVVCDQYGSQARFLLAKLNPSVAYNSDNPSPGGDVIFTDDVSFEVFMDHLQRLSVQ is encoded by the exons ATGTCTGAATTTCTTGACCTTGAGGCACTGGATGGGATAAGGATGCCATGGAATGTTATTCCGGGCACAAGAGAGGATGCTGCAAGCTGTGTGGTCCCTGTTTCTGCCATCTATACTCCTCTGAAGTCAATTCCTAATGTCCCAGTTGTCCCATATTCCCCCCTTCGCTGCCGCATGTGCCGTTCCATCCTCAACCCTTTCTCCATGGTTGATTATGACGCTAAGATCTGGCTCTGCCCGTTCTGCTTTCAGCGCAATCACTTCCCTCAACATTACTCCTCGATCTCAGAGAACAACCTACCTCCAGAACTCTTTCCTCAGCATACCACTATAGAGTACATATCCACTCCTGAAACAGGTCCTGCGGTGCCTCCAGTTTTCATCTTTGTTGTGGATACTTGCATGATAGAGGAAGAAATTGGTTATTTGAAGTCTGCACTGGCACAAACTGCTGAGCTGTTGCCAGATAATTCCCTTATTGGATTCATTACTTTCGGGACATATGTACAG GTGCATGAATTGGGTTTTGGCTTGTTGCCAAAGTCATATGTGTTCAAAGGAACAAAGGAGGTCAGCAAGGAACAAATATTGGAGCAAATGTGCTTCTTTGCTGGCAAACAAAAGCCCGCCACGGGGGTAATAGCTGGAACTAGGGATGGTCTTTCATCAGAGAGCATCTCTAGGTTCTTGGTGCCTGCTTCGGAGTGCGAGTTTGTGTTTAATTCA GTTATAGAAGAGTTGCAAAAGGACCCTTGGCATATTCCAGCTGATCAACGTGCATCAAGATGTACTGGAACTGCATTAAGTGTGGCAGCCAGTCTCCTGGGTGTTTGTGTCCCTGGATCAGGTGCTAGGATCATGGCGTTTGTTGGTGGTCCATCTACAGAGGGACCTGGTTCT ATTGTATCCAAATCCTTATCAGAGTCAATTCGCTCACACAAAGACCTTGATAAAGACTCGGCTCCACTTTATGATAAAGCTGTCAAGTTCTATGATCAGATTGCCAAGCAACTTGTGCACCAAGGACACGTGCTGGATTTGTTTGCTTGTGCAGTCGACCAG GTCGGTGTTGCTGAAATGAAGGTTGCAATTGAGAAGACTGGGGGAATTGTTGTGCTTGCTGAAAGTTTTGGCCACTCTGTTTTTAAAGACTCGCTTCTCCGCATCTTTCAATCAACAGAGGACGACCTTGGGCTATCATTCAA TGGTATTCTTGAGATCAACTGCTCAAAAGACATAAAGATTCAAGGAATTATTGGGCCTTGTACTTCCCTAGAGAAG AAAAGTCCTCTCTCTGCAGATACTGTTATCGGTCAAGGAAACACTAGTGCCTGGAAGATGTGTGGTCTTGACAAGAAAACATCACTCTGCTTTGTATATGATATCTCGAGAAAAGTTGGCCCAGATTCAATCACTCAGTCGACAAGCAACCAGCTCTATTTACAATTCGTAACCTA CTATCAGCATCATGATGGCCAGATGAGATTACGAGCTACTACGATTTCCAGAAAATGGGCTTCTAGTTCTGATAATGTGCAG GAACTGATAGATGGCTTTGATcaagaagctgctgctgcagttgtAGCACGTTTGGTCTCATTTAAGATGGAAACTGAG GCCGATTTTGATCCAATAAGATGGCTTGATCGAGCGTTGATACGTTTATGTTCTAAATTTGGAGATTATCAGAAGGAAACACCTTCATCCTTCAGTTTGTCTACACGTCTATCAATATTTCCCCAGTTTATGTTTAATTTGAGGCGTTCTCAGTTTGTTCAG GTTTTTAATAATAGTCCCGATGAAACTGCATATTTTAGGATGATGTTGGAGAGAGAAAATGTAGGCAATGCAGTTGCGATGATTCAGCCTTCACTCATATCCTACTCATTTCAATCAGGGCCAGCGCCAGTTCTCCTGGATGTAACTGCAATTGCTGCTGACAAGATCCTTTTATTGGATTCTTACTTTACTGTTGTCATCTTCCATGGGATAACCATTGCACAATGGCGAAATGCCGGTTACCAAGACCAAGAAGGCCATGAG GTTTTTGCTCAGTTGTTAAAAGCTCCACACGAGGAAGCTGGTACAATAATCAAGGAACGGTTTCCTGTTCCCCGTTTGGTTGTCTGTGACCAATATGGATCTcag GCTCGATTTCTACTGGCAAAGCTAAATCCATCCGTTGCATATAACTCTGATAATCCTTCTCCTGGAGGGGACGTCATCTTCACGGATGATGTTAGCTTCGAGGTCTTCATGGACCATCTCCAGCGGCTATCAGTCCAATAG
- the LOC100824130 gene encoding probable carboxylesterase 2, translating into MAYTRILLPALLFLLCNNYWHCGHAARPGKRAAESNSQVKFDFSPFLIEYKSGVVKRLMGTDVVAAAADALTGVTSRDVTIDPASDVRARIYLPSFRASTKVPVVVYFHGGAFVVESAFNPIYHAYLNTLAAKAGVVAVSVNYRLAPEHPLPAAYDDSWAALKWVLAHGNGNNGTDADTDQWLSQYGDMSRLFLAGDSAGGNIAHNLALRAGEEGLGDGADAKIKGVALLDPYFQGRSAVGADSMDPAYLQSAARTWSFICAGKYPIDHPYANPLALPASSWQHLGCSRVLVTVSGQDRLSPWQRAYYSTLRSSGWPGQAELYETPGEGHVYFLTKLSTPQAQAEMATLVAFINRD; encoded by the coding sequence ATGGCGTACACACGGATCTTGCTCCCggcgctcctcttcctcctctgcaacAACTACTGGCATTGCGGCCACGCGGCGCGGCCGGGGAAGCGCGCCGCGGAATCCAACTCGCAGGTCAAGTTCGACTTCTCGCCCTTCCTGATCGAGTACAAGAGTGGCGTCGTGAAGCGGCTCATGGGCACCGACgtggtggccgcggcggccgacgCGCTCACGGGCGTCACCTCCAGGGACGTCACCATCGACCCGGCGTCCGACGTCCGTGCCCGGATCTACCTCCCGAGCTTCCGCGCCAGCACCAAGGTGCCCGTGGTCGTCTACTTCCATGGCGGCGCGTTCGTCGTGGAGTCGGCGTTCAACCCCATCTACCACGCCTACCTCAACACGCTCGCGGCCAAGGCAGGGGTGGTGGCCGTGTCCGTGAACTACCGCCTCGCGCCGGAGCACCCGCTGCCCGCGGCCTACGACGACTCGTGGGCGGCGCTCAAATGGGTGCTCGCGCACGGGAACGGGAATAACGGCACGGACGCGGACACGGACCAGTGGCTGTCCCAGTACGGCGACATGTCCCGCCTCTTCCTGGCCGGCGACAGCGCGGGGGGCAACATCGCGCACAACCTGGCATTGCGCGCCGGGGAGGAAGGGCTGGGCGACGGCGCCGACgcgaagatcaagggcgtGGCGCTCCTGGACCCGTACTTCCAGGGCCGGAGCGCGGTGGGCGCCGACTCCATGGACCCGGCCTACCTCCAGTCGGCGGCTCGCACCTGGAGCTTCATCTGCGCGGGGAAGTACCCAATCGACCACCCGTACGCGAACCCGCTGGCGCTGCCGGCGTCCTCCTGGCAGCACCTCGGCTGCTCCCGCGTGCTGGTCACCGTGTCCGGGCAGGACCGGCTCAGCCCGTGGCAGCGCGCCTACTACTCCACGCTCCGGAGCAGCGGCTGGCCTGGGCAGGCTGAGCTCTACGAGACCCCCGGCGAGGGCCACGTCTACTTCCTCACCAAGCTCAGCACGCCCCAGGCGCAGGCCGAGATGGCCACCCTCGTCGCCTTCATCAACCGCGACTAG
- the LOC100823821 gene encoding probable carboxylesterase 12 gives MRARAQRLICSSVNTPMPFFSMAIRSGANIWAGWAATQPYRRLAAHRRSLLQLPYLSFRFSPQIKCPGVWRSRARSSTSHDNGAPPVTATEPEAQDEVLLESPAQFRIYKSGKIDRLNERTLSPTGLDEATGVTSKDVVLDADTGVSVRLYLPMLKEPAASTKLPVLVYFHGGAFLIGSAGDATYHSYVNALAAAAGVLVVSADYRLAPEHPLPAAYDDSWAALQWAAVSAQDDWITQYGDTSRLFLAGDSAGANIVHDMLMRAASDNDGGEPRIEGAILLHPWFSGSTAIEGEPPAAAMITGMLWSYACPGAVGGADDPRMNPLAPGAPALEKLGCVRMLVTAGLKDGLAARDRAYYDALVASGWRGDAAWLESEGEGHVFFLEKPGCENAKQLMDRVVAFIAGS, from the coding sequence ATGCGCGCGCGAGCACAAAGGCTTATCTGTTCGTCTGTTAATACACCAATGCCCTTCTTCTCCATGGCCATCAGGAGCGGAGCTAACATTTGGGCTGGCTGGGCGGCCACCCAACCTTACCGGCGACTAGCAGCACATCGTAGAAGCTTACTCCAACTACCATACTTATCTTTCAGATTTTCGCCACAAATAAAATGCCCAGGTGTCTGGAGATCGAGAGCCCGTTCTTCTACCTCCCACGATAACGGAGCTCCTCCGGTAACTGCAACGGAACCTGAAGCACAAGACGAGGTGCTGCTAGAGTCTCCGGCGCAGTTCCGCATCTACAAGAGCGGGAAGATAGACCGCCTAAACGAACGGACTCTCTCGCCCACTGGCCTGGACGAGGCCACCGGCGTCACCTCCAAGGACGTCGTCCTCGACGCAGACACCGGCGTCTCCGTCCGCCTTTACCTTCCCATGCTCAAAGAACCGGCGGCCTCCACGAAGCTCCCGGTCCTCGTCTACTTCCACGGCGGCGCTTTCCTCATCGGGTCGGCCGGCGACGCCACGTACCACAGCTACGTCAACGcgctcgccgcggcggcgggcgtccTCGTGGTGTCCGCGGACTACCGCCTCGCCCCGGAGCACCCGCTCCCCGCGGCCTACGACGATTCATGGGCCGCCCTCCAATGGGCCGCCGTGTCCGCGCAGGACGACTGGATTACCCAATACGGGGACACGTCCCGGCTGTTCCTCGCCGGCGACAGCGCCGGTGCCAACATCGTGCACGACATGCTCATGAGGGCGGCCTCCGACAACGACGGCGGTGAGCCAAGAATCGAGGGCGCGATACTGCTGCACCCGTGGTTCAGCGGGAGCACGGCGATCGagggggagcccccggccgcGGCCATGATCACGGGGATGCTTTGGTCCTACGCGTGCCCgggagcagttggcggcgcGGACGACCCGAGGATGAACCCGCTGGCGCCGGGcgcgccggcgctggagaaGCTCGGGTGCGTGAGGATGCTCGTCACGGCGGGGCTCAAGGACGGGCTCGCCGCGCGGGACCGCGCGTACTACGACGCGTTGGTCGCCAGCGGGTGGCGCGGGGACGCGGCGTGGCTGGAGTCGGAGGGGGAAGGTCACGTCTTCTTCCTGGAAAAGCCCGGGTGCGAGAATGCCAAGCAGCTCATGGACCGCGTCGTTGCGTTCATAGCCGGGTCCTGA